A segment of the Chryseobacterium scophthalmum genome:
CCGTTGCACAAGCCATTATTTCTTTGCCCGATAAGGTTTTGGAAGCGTTGCAGAAAGGTGATTTCAAAACAAAGAAAGGTTCTGTATTTCAGATTGCGATTATTGCAGGAATTATAGGTGCAAAAAAAACAAGCGAACTCATTCCGCTATGTCATCCGATTGGTTTGGACAATTGTAATTTGCAAATCGAACTGAACGATAACAACGAAATCGTGATTGAATGCACCGCAAGCATTGAAGCGAAAACAGGCGTGGAAATGGAAGCTTTAACAGGAGCTTCCGTAGCGGCTTTGACGATTTACGATATGTGTAAAGCATTGAGCCACGATATTGTCATCAAAGAAATTAAATTAATGGAAAAAACAGGCGGCAAAAATGATTTCAAACGTTAATATCCCGAAACTCAACGGACTTGTTTTGGCTGGCGGAAAAAGCCAAAGAATGGGTACAGCAAAAGATTTGCTCAATTGGCACGGAAAAGAACAGCGTTATTTTGCTGCAGATTTGCTTGCTACTTTTTGCGAGGAGGTTTTTATTTCTTGCAGAGAAAATCAATTGGAAAATTTCGACACCCATTATAACGCATTAACCGACACGTTTTTAAATATGGGACCATTTGGAGGAATCCTTTCTGCATTGCGTTCTGACCGTGAAAAAGCGTGGTTGGTTGTTGCCTGCGATTTACCGTTGTTAGATGAAAAATCATTAAAAGTTTTAATTGAAAACAGAAATACTGAAAAAGTAGCAACTACTTATGAAAGCCCTTTTGATGGACTTCCGGAACCATTAATTACGATTTGGGAACCAAAAAGCTATCCTCTTCTACTCGATTTTTTAGGCATCGGAAATACTTGTCCACGAAAGGTTTTAATCAATAGTGATACATTAATTTTAAAACCTAATAATCCCGATGCTTTAATGAATGTGAATACTCCGGAAGATGCTAAGAAGGTGAAAAGTATTTTGAAGAATATATAGCCTAATAATACACGAATATTTCTAACAGTTTTATTCGTCGAAAAGAAACAAATATGAACAACACTTTTGAAAGATACCAATGTCAGATTGCTTTACCTGGTTTTGGGAAAGAAGCACAGGAACGATTACAAAATGCCAAAGTTTTGATTATCGGAGCCGGAGGCTTGGGTTGTCCTTGTGCTCAATATTTGGTTTCAAGTGGAATCGGAACTATCGGAATTGCCGATGATGATTTGGTTTCCGAAAGTAATTTACACCGACAGATTTTATATACGCCTGAAGATATTGGCAGATCAAAAGTTAAAGTTGCCGCAAAAAAATTGCCGCAGCAAAATCCGTCTGTAAAGATCATTCCGTTTAATTTTCGAGTAACTTCTGAAAATGTAATGGATCTGATTTCTGAGTTTGATCTGGTCATTGAAGGAACGGATAATTTTGAAACAAAATGTCTGATCAACGATGCGTGTGTTTTATCTGAGAAGCCATTGGTTTACGGAGCGATTTATCAATATGAAGGGCAAGCCACCATTTGGAACGTAAAGCAAAAGGATGGAAGTTTTTCTCCCAATTACCGCGATGTTTTTCCCGATGCTGAAAATGCACAGGTTCCGAATTGTGCAGAAGGCGGCGTCATTCCCACTTTGGCAGGAATTATAGGCTGTATGCAAGCCAATGAAGCGATCAAGTATTTAACCCAATCAGAGGGTCTTTTAACCGGAAAACTGTGGATGATGAATGTTATGAACGGTAAAACACAGATCATTAAATTGAGAAAAAATACATCCGTTAAGATCACAGAACTGACACAAACTATAGTTAAGATTGCGTTTGAAGATTTACAAAATAACAATTATAATCTGATTGATGTGAGAACTGAAATCGAACATCAGAATTTCAATATCGGCGGAAAAAATATTCCGCTGGATGAGATGGGAGATCAGTTAGATTTTATTAATGTTTCTCTTCCTGTTGTGTGTTATTGCGCATCCGGAAAAAGAAGTAATCTTGCTGCAAAGTTGATTAAAACTAAATTTCCGGATGCTAAAGTATATTCATTAAAAAATGGAATTGATAATAACCTGAAAAAAAGTTAATCTTTAAATTATCAATCAATAATATTCTGAGTCATTTTTTGAGAAACAACAATCTGTTCTCCAAGCAGTTCATGAATGGTTTCGTCGATCATATGACACATATTGTTCAAAGCTAAATCATTGGCATCCGTTCCAAAAGGTTCTTCAATCTCGTCAGCTATTGCCTCAAATGCAACAAAGGTATAAGCCACAAAAACCACAATAAAAGGCATAAACCAACCCAATGAATCTACCAGCCCAAAAGGCAGCAAAGCACAGTAAATGTAAACTGTACGGTGCAATAGAACCCGGTAACTGTAAGGAATCGGGGTTGATACTATTCTTTCACATCCACCAACTACATCCGCTAACTTATCAAAATTCTCGTCAAAACGAGCCTGTTGGATAGAGTCGATCTTACCTGTATTTTTTGCATTTTGTACCCATTCTGCCATTAATTTCAAAATAACAATGGGTTTGTATTTTGCTGAAACAACAAATTCCAAATTTTCTTCGTGTAGTCTTTGTTTTAAATCTCCATAAGAATCCGTTCCTCTAAGCTGATGCTTCAAAGCGAATATAAAAGAACTCATCAGCTGAATAAACTCAGTCATTGAAGAATCGTTTTTTACATTTTTTAATGTCAGCGCCTGGCGTGTCAGTGATCTTGCAATATTCAATAAAGCACCCCAAAGTTTTCGACCTTCCCAAAAACGCTCATAGCTTACATTATTACGAAATCCTAAAAATAAAGCCAGCACAAAACCAAATAAAGTTAACGGTGCCGGATTCAGCGGTACTTTAAACGAAAAGATTGTTCCGTGAAAATAAACTACCCCTAATGATAACACGGAAAGAAGGCTTAAACGTGGTAATAACGCAGGTAATACCGAGCCGTGCCACACAAAAAGCATTTTAAACCAATGTTCCTTTTTTCTTATAATCATAAAAACGTGATGCTATTTGTTAACAAACTATTTTCTCACACTTCCCAATAGCAATTCTACTACCTGATAAGAACTTCTTGCGGGCTTCTTTTCTCCTTCTACCACAATTCTCAAAGATCCTTTTGATTCAGGAAGTGGCTGTCCGTCGACTGAATCTGCAACAATTACATTTTTTTCCGTAAAATCCTTATCCAATTCTGCCAAAGAGAAAAGAACCTGATATCCGTCAGCACATTTTACCAGAATATATTTTGAAAAGCCAACTTCGTGTACTTCTTTCACCGGATTTTGATTGACTTTGGTAATGATGTCTAAAATAGGAACACCGCTGTAGGTATGCGGATTTCCTTGTTTATCCTTTAAAATTGCAGTTGTGTGGGGCATTTTTGCCAAATCTGACAAACTCAATTCCATTGGTGCTGCAATTTCTCCTGAAATTTTCAGTTTAAAATCGGTTTGTGCAAATAAGGTATTTACAGAGAAAAGCGGGATAAATAGATAGTTAAGTTTTTTCATAAAGTTTATTTAAAATAAGATTAATATATAATTATCATATTTGTTAAATTTTGACAAAATGATAAGTCAAATCAATTTATCTCTGTATTGCACCTTGAAATAACATTTCATCTACTTTTTTATAAATTTCGGGATCGTGTTTTTTAACCTTGATTTTTACAAATTTTGAAGCCGGCATATTACTTTCCGCAACTACGTTATTTACGGAAACCAAAACATTTGTTTCTGGGAAATAGGTCACGGTATTTTTTTCCGGAATTTGATAAGAAACTATAATGAATAATGGTGCAATTCTTTCAATACCATCATCATAATTAAATAAATCTACTTTATCTCCTGCTTTGAAACCCGCTTTATCAATATCTTTTTGATTCATAAAAATAACCCTGCGTTCATTTTTAATGCCGCGATAACGGTCATCCAAACCATAAATCGTCGTATTAAACTGATCGTGGGTCCTTGTAGTTGCCATCATATATTCATCTTCTTCAAGATGATTTTTCGGTATTTCTGTCAGTGTAAACGGAGCTCGTCCACCGAATTCTTCTGCAAAGCGCTGCTCATCTCTCGCCGCATTCGGAAGATAAAATCCTCCTTTTTGTCTTACTCTTATATTATAATCTTCAAAACCGGGAATACATTGTTCAATTGCATCACGCACTGCATCATAACTGTCGTGGAATTTTTGCCAGTCTACAACTGCTTTTTCTCCGAGAGTGGCCATTGCCATTCTGCACGCAATCTGGGTTTCATTTATCAAATTATTTGACACAGCATCCAGCATTCCAGTTGACCATTGTACTACACCCATCGAATTTTCGGTGGTGATGAATTGTAATTCGCCATTGACAATGTCTTTGTCGCTTCGTCCGTAAGTGGGAAGAATTAATGCTTCTTTTCCGTGGATTAAATGTCCTCGATTAAGTTTGGTAGAAACACAAACCAGCAAATTCAGTTTTCGTAAAGCGTTTGCAGTATAAGTGGTATCAGGTGTTGCAGAAAGAAAATTCCCTCCCATACAGAACATAAATTTTATTTTCCCTTCGTGCATCGCTTTTATGGCTCTTACAACATCGTAGCCGTGTTCGCGGGGCATTTTGAAACCGAAATGATTTTCAAGCCTGTCGAGCTGTTCATTAGAAGGTTTTTCATCAATCAGCATCGTTCTGTTTCCCTGTACGTTGCTGTGACCTCGAACCGGGCAAACACCGGCTCCAGGAATTCCGATGCTTCCTTTTAATAATAAAATATTGAGGATTTCCCGGATCATAGCTACACCGTTAGGCTGCTGAGTCAATCCCATTCCCCAACAGAAAATAATTCTTTTTTTGAAAGCTATCATTTCTGCGGCTTTGTAGATATCTTCTTTAGTAATTCCGGATAATTCCGCCAAATAGTCAAGGTTATAATCTTCGTGCTTGAATTGTTCCAAAAACGATTCATAGCCTGTCGTTTTATCGTTGATGAATTCGTGATCGAAAACTTTTCCGGGATGTTTCTTTTCAAATTCAAGCAATATAATTTCCAGTGCTTTCAATAAAGCCATATCTCCGTTGATCTTAACCGGAAGATAAAGGTCTGCTAGTTTAGAACCTCCTCTAAGAACCGCTCTCACATTTTGTGGATCTATGAACCCGAGAAAACCAGCTTCGGGCAAGGGATTTATAGCAATGATCTTGGCGCCGTTCTTTTTGGCTTTTGACAATGCGCTCATCATTCTTGGAGCATTGGTTCCGGGATTGTGGCCGATATCGATGATCAGATCCGATTCATAAAAATCTTCCAAAGTTACCGTTCCCTTCCCTATTCCGATGGTTGGTCTCAGCGCAGAGCCAGAAGTCTCGTGACACATATTGGAACAATCAGGCATGTTATTGGTTCCGAATTCTTTTGCAAATAATTGATAGACAAATGATGCTTCATTGCTGGTTCTTCCGGATGTATAGAATGCTGCTTCGTGCGGAGATTCGAGCGAATTGAGATGCTCTGCGATTTTTTTGAAAGCATCATCCCAACTTATAGGCTGGTAATGTGTTCCGCCTTTAGGAAGATACATAGGATCTGTTAAACGGCCCATTTTACCAATCTGATAATCGTCTAATTTAGCCAGATCGAAAACGGAATTTTCTTTAAAAAACTGGGGCGTTACCCTTTTGGTAGTTGCTTCTTCAGCAAGGGCTTTCGCCCCGTTTTCGCAATATTCTCCGATTGGCGAACGCTCGTCATCAGGATCGGGCCAAGCGCAGCTGGGACAGTCAAAACCTTTAAACTGGTTCATACTCAGTAAAGCTTTGTTACCACGGAAAAATGTTTTTTCTTCAACCAAATCAGTCATTGCCGCCATTACAGCGTGTATACCTGCTGCGGACGTTTCTACGTGTGTCAGCTTCAGATCGAGAAGTGTATAAGGATTTTCAGCATTGGGTTCTTTGCTTATTTTTTCTTCTGTTTCTTTCTTTTTATTATTTTCTTCCATAGCTTCTTATTTTATAAAATGATCAGCAGTTAATACTAGGATTTGGGTAGTTGTCACTCTGGTCTTCAATAGTATTGTCTATGCATACAAAGTCTTTTTCAACTAAAATTTTGACCATTCCTGTCTGACCTTCAAAGCCTACTTTATCGGTCGAAAGCCATTCTTCGATCATCGTTTTTGGCATTTTTACTACAATTCTATTTTCGATGAATACTGCAGAAAGTTCGTCGGTATTCGTATTTTCTATGGCGTAAATAAATGGTCGGTCTACAAATTGTGTAACTCCGGAAACCATTCCGTTTTTGCTAAGTTCCGCAACTTCTGACTGAGTAAGACGAAGTCTTATTGAGTTGTCTTTAATTCTTATTTTCATAAATTTTCAATTTTAAAACAGCTGCCCTCGTTATAAATATTAAACCGGTTATCCCGAAGAAAACCTAATAATGTGATATCAAATTCTTTTGCAAGATTTACCGCCAGACTAGACGGAGCCCCAATTGCAGCAACAATGGTAATTCCGGCCATTGCTGCTTTCTGAATCAGCTCAAAACTGGCTCTTCCGCTTAATACCAAAATTTTGTCTTTGAGGGGGAGCTGTCCTGTAGATAGTGAAAATCCGATCAATTTATCGAGAGCATTGTGTCTACCTACATCTTCCCGTAAAGCAAGGAGATTACCTTCCAGATCAAACATACCTGATGCGTGTATGCCGCCTGTAGCACTGAAATTATTTTGGAAAGACTGTAATTTCTCTGACAATTGATACAATGTTGTGAGTTTTACTTTATGCTGCTCTTTTTCCATATGCTGAAAAGCGCTGACCGTGCGTATCGATTCGATAGAGCCTTTTCCACAAACGCCACAACTGGAAGTGGTGTAAAAGTTTCTTTCGGTTTTCATCAGCTGGGGAGTGAAATCTTCTGTGAGTTCTACAATCACAACATTTTCCTGAGTTCTTGAGCATTCTGCATCTAAATGAACTGCACTTTTCACCTGTTTTTGACTGGAAATAATACCTTCAGTAAATAAAAATCCTATAGCTAATTCAGCATCATTTCCAGGAGTCCTCATCGTTACAGATATATTTTTGCTCTTTTTTTCATCAGAAAAGCCATACGAAACCCGGATTTCCAAAGGTTCTTCTACAGAAATATCATCTGTACAAGGAAAACTGCTGTTGTCCTTTACTTTAACAATTTCTATCTGCTGAACAGATTTACTTTCTAAAATATTGACTTTCATTTATATAAATAGCTTGTATAGTAAATATACGAAATTTTATTCCTCGAAATTTATGGATGAGCCGAAACCCATTCTTCGCCGTCCTCAAAAATTTCTTTTTTCCAGATCGGGACAGTTTGCTTTATAGTATCAATCATATAACGACACGCGTTAAAAACAGCATCCCGATGTCCGTCGCTTACTACAATTATCACTGCTGCATCGCCGGGAAATAAAATTCCTGTCCGATGATGAACAACGATGTTTCTTACTGAAAATAAAGAGACCGCTTTCTCTGTTATTTTCTGTATTTCTTTAGTTGCCATAGATTGGTAACATTGATATTCAAGCCGAATGACTGATTTTTCTTTCGTTTTGTTGCGAACGGTTCCTATAAACGTAGCAATGCCGCCGCTTCCCAAATCCTGGGCAATGTTGAGACATTCTGTGATATCTAAAGTGTTTTCTGTTATTTTTATATCAATCATAAATCTATCCTCCGCTTACAGGCGGTATTATTGCTATTTCGTTGGTACTGATTATAACCTGATCATCTTCCGCATATTCTTCATCCACTGCAATAAAATAAGATTTTAGCTTTTTCAACTTCGGGAAATCTTCTTCCATTATATTTTTTAACTGTTTTACATTCAGTTCATCAGGGACTTCTATCTGTTTTTCTGATGTTCCGAGAATATCTTTTGTAATCCCGAATGCTAATATTTTAAGTTTCATTTTTGATTTACCAGTATTTCATTAAAACGTTTATGCCTGCAATTAAAACAAGTATTGCTGTCATTCTTTTTATAACTAAAGGGTTCCATTTCAGAGACATTCTCGAGCCGATTTGTCCGCCGATAAAAACAGCTAAACACAGGCTTAAAATCCTTATATAATTGATATCCACAGATAGCTTTGACAGTTGCCCGAAAATTCCTGACACAGAATTTACCAATATAAAAACACTGGAAGTTGCGGCTATTTTTCGTGGTGTATCCCATTTCAGCAGATTGAGTAAAGGCGAAAGAAAAATTCCGCCCCCGATTCCTACCAATCCTGATAAAAATCCGATCCCACCTCCTAAAAAGCTATTTCTAACAACGACTGTTTTGGAAATTTGTGCTGATTTTTCTTCTGGTTTTACATCAGTTTTTATCCATAATAAAATCGCGGCAATAATTAAAGTAATCCCTAAAATCAGAAAAAAAGTTTCCTGGCTTATCTTTAAAATTGCCCCTAAATATGCCATTGGAACACTCAAAAGGCCAATTGGTAAGATTTTCTTCCAATCAGTCTGCTTATTTTTAATATAAATGTAAACCCCACCGACGACGACAATAATATTGCAAATCAGCGCTGTTAAAAGGATTTCCTCGTACGGAAGGCTGTACATCGCCAAAACCGCAAGATAACTGGAACCACCGCCAAATCCTATAGAGGAGTAAACGAAAGCAATTATCAGAAAAAACAAAAGGATTTCCCAGTGTCCCATAGAGTTTTACAGCATATTAATTTCATTACAATATTACTCATTTTTATGCCTCGTTTGATCACTTTATGTAAAAGTCTATACAATGTTTTGTGAAATAAATATCATGAATCATTTATTTTTAATGATGAAATTAGGAGAGTGTAATTACATTTGTTAAATTTAAACACCCAGAAATAACAGAAGATGTCAACAAATAACAGTTTCCCTAAAAATTACAACAGCCAGAATGTCACAGATTATCCCAACAACAATACTTATTTTCTTGTTTGGAATTTTAAAGAAAATATAGATTCTGCTAAAATAAAATCAGTTTTCCAAAGAGTATGTGCATTAGTAATTAACCTTAATAATTCCGCCCTTGACCGCTTTCCGAACTCCAGGGCAAGTTGTGTAATGGGCATCGGATATGAAGCCTGGTTACAGCTAGATCTTCCCAAACCATTACCTAAGGAATTTAAAATATTTGAAGAAATAAAAGGTGAAAAACATACTGCGGTCAGTACCAAAGGTGATTTGCATTTTCATATACGTGCAGATGAAAAAAGCTATGCTTATGATATGTCTTCAATTATCTCGGGCTTTATGAAAGATATAGCGGACTGTATAGTAGAAGTCCACGGATTTAGGTATTGGGATGGCAGGTCTATTTTAGGGTTTGTAGACGGTACAGAAAATCCTCACGGAAAAGACCGCGATTATTTTGCTGTTATAGGCGATTCAGATCTTCAATATCAGGGGGGAAGTTACCTTTTTGTCCAAAAATATATCCATAATCTCAATGCCTGGACAACTCTTTCTGTTGATCAGCAGGAAAAAGTGATGGGTAGATCAAAAGATAATGATATTGAAATGAGTGATGATATAAAACCCTCGAACTCTCATATTGCATTAGCCAATGTAGGTGATGATTTTAAAGTCGTCCGGGACAATATGCCGTTCGGGAATATTTCCACAAACGAAATGGGTACTTATTTCATTTGTTACGCAAACACTTTCACTACAGTTGAAAAAATGCTTACGAATATGTTTGTGGGAAACCCAATAGGCAATTATGACCGTATCTTAGATTTTAGTACTGCTCACACAGGCACCTTATTTTTTGCACCTTCAGCTGATATGCTCGATGATTTTTCCGGATAAGGATAATGCAAAGTATCCGAAGACATTCCAATTTGCTAAATAAATTAGACATTAAAAGAAACTCTTTTTATTCACCACTGCATTCACTGGCCCTTGCTCAAAAAAACACTTAGACCATAGAACCTTTTGGTTCTCCCTGTTTTTAATCAAAATCCGGCAGCTCTTCATTGATCGGAATAATGCCTTATGTCCAAATAATTAGGAGAATTTGTCTTTCTTTTGTTTGGACAACC
Coding sequences within it:
- a CDS encoding bestrophin family protein, giving the protein MIIRKKEHWFKMLFVWHGSVLPALLPRLSLLSVLSLGVVYFHGTIFSFKVPLNPAPLTLFGFVLALFLGFRNNVSYERFWEGRKLWGALLNIARSLTRQALTLKNVKNDSSMTEFIQLMSSFIFALKHQLRGTDSYGDLKQRLHEENLEFVVSAKYKPIVILKLMAEWVQNAKNTGKIDSIQQARFDENFDKLADVVGGCERIVSTPIPYSYRVLLHRTVYIYCALLPFGLVDSLGWFMPFIVVFVAYTFVAFEAIADEIEEPFGTDANDLALNNMCHMIDETIHELLGEQIVVSQKMTQNIID
- the fdhD gene encoding formate dehydrogenase accessory sulfurtransferase FdhD: MKVNILESKSVQQIEIVKVKDNSSFPCTDDISVEEPLEIRVSYGFSDEKKSKNISVTMRTPGNDAELAIGFLFTEGIISSQKQVKSAVHLDAECSRTQENVVIVELTEDFTPQLMKTERNFYTTSSCGVCGKGSIESIRTVSAFQHMEKEQHKVKLTTLYQLSEKLQSFQNNFSATGGIHASGMFDLEGNLLALREDVGRHNALDKLIGFSLSTGQLPLKDKILVLSGRASFELIQKAAMAGITIVAAIGAPSSLAVNLAKEFDITLLGFLRDNRFNIYNEGSCFKIENL
- a CDS encoding molybdopterin-dependent oxidoreductase; the protein is MKKLNYLFIPLFSVNTLFAQTDFKLKISGEIAAPMELSLSDLAKMPHTTAILKDKQGNPHTYSGVPILDIITKVNQNPVKEVHEVGFSKYILVKCADGYQVLFSLAELDKDFTEKNVIVADSVDGQPLPESKGSLRIVVEGEKKPARSSYQVVELLLGSVRK
- a CDS encoding Dyp-type peroxidase, coding for MSTNNSFPKNYNSQNVTDYPNNNTYFLVWNFKENIDSAKIKSVFQRVCALVINLNNSALDRFPNSRASCVMGIGYEAWLQLDLPKPLPKEFKIFEEIKGEKHTAVSTKGDLHFHIRADEKSYAYDMSSIISGFMKDIADCIVEVHGFRYWDGRSILGFVDGTENPHGKDRDYFAVIGDSDLQYQGGSYLFVQKYIHNLNAWTTLSVDQQEKVMGRSKDNDIEMSDDIKPSNSHIALANVGDDFKVVRDNMPFGNISTNEMGTYFICYANTFTTVEKMLTNMFVGNPIGNYDRILDFSTAHTGTLFFAPSADMLDDFSG
- a CDS encoding FdhF/YdeP family oxidoreductase; its protein translation is MEENNKKKETEEKISKEPNAENPYTLLDLKLTHVETSAAGIHAVMAAMTDLVEEKTFFRGNKALLSMNQFKGFDCPSCAWPDPDDERSPIGEYCENGAKALAEEATTKRVTPQFFKENSVFDLAKLDDYQIGKMGRLTDPMYLPKGGTHYQPISWDDAFKKIAEHLNSLESPHEAAFYTSGRTSNEASFVYQLFAKEFGTNNMPDCSNMCHETSGSALRPTIGIGKGTVTLEDFYESDLIIDIGHNPGTNAPRMMSALSKAKKNGAKIIAINPLPEAGFLGFIDPQNVRAVLRGGSKLADLYLPVKINGDMALLKALEIILLEFEKKHPGKVFDHEFINDKTTGYESFLEQFKHEDYNLDYLAELSGITKEDIYKAAEMIAFKKRIIFCWGMGLTQQPNGVAMIREILNILLLKGSIGIPGAGVCPVRGHSNVQGNRTMLIDEKPSNEQLDRLENHFGFKMPREHGYDVVRAIKAMHEGKIKFMFCMGGNFLSATPDTTYTANALRKLNLLVCVSTKLNRGHLIHGKEALILPTYGRSDKDIVNGELQFITTENSMGVVQWSTGMLDAVSNNLINETQIACRMAMATLGEKAVVDWQKFHDSYDAVRDAIEQCIPGFEDYNIRVRQKGGFYLPNAARDEQRFAEEFGGRAPFTLTEIPKNHLEEDEYMMATTRTHDQFNTTIYGLDDRYRGIKNERRVIFMNQKDIDKAGFKAGDKVDLFNYDDGIERIAPLFIIVSYQIPEKNTVTYFPETNVLVSVNNVVAESNMPASKFVKIKVKKHDPEIYKKVDEMLFQGAIQR
- the moaC gene encoding cyclic pyranopterin monophosphate synthase MoaC, producing MSDFTHLSKDGQPAIVDVGDKKITKRKAVAQAIISLPDKVLEALQKGDFKTKKGSVFQIAIIAGIIGAKKTSELIPLCHPIGLDNCNLQIELNDNNEIVIECTASIEAKTGVEMEALTGASVAALTIYDMCKALSHDIVIKEIKLMEKTGGKNDFKR
- a CDS encoding molybdenum cofactor biosynthesis protein MoaE, giving the protein MIDIKITENTLDITECLNIAQDLGSGGIATFIGTVRNKTKEKSVIRLEYQCYQSMATKEIQKITEKAVSLFSVRNIVVHHRTGILFPGDAAVIIVVSDGHRDAVFNACRYMIDTIKQTVPIWKKEIFEDGEEWVSAHP
- a CDS encoding sulfite exporter TauE/SafE family protein yields the protein MGHWEILLFFLIIAFVYSSIGFGGGSSYLAVLAMYSLPYEEILLTALICNIIVVVGGVYIYIKNKQTDWKKILPIGLLSVPMAYLGAILKISQETFFLILGITLIIAAILLWIKTDVKPEEKSAQISKTVVVRNSFLGGGIGFLSGLVGIGGGIFLSPLLNLLKWDTPRKIAATSSVFILVNSVSGIFGQLSKLSVDINYIRILSLCLAVFIGGQIGSRMSLKWNPLVIKRMTAILVLIAGINVLMKYW
- a CDS encoding DUF7009 family protein; the protein is MKIRIKDNSIRLRLTQSEVAELSKNGMVSGVTQFVDRPFIYAIENTNTDELSAVFIENRIVVKMPKTMIEEWLSTDKVGFEGQTGMVKILVEKDFVCIDNTIEDQSDNYPNPSINC
- a CDS encoding NTP transferase domain-containing protein; the encoded protein is MISNVNIPKLNGLVLAGGKSQRMGTAKDLLNWHGKEQRYFAADLLATFCEEVFISCRENQLENFDTHYNALTDTFLNMGPFGGILSALRSDREKAWLVVACDLPLLDEKSLKVLIENRNTEKVATTYESPFDGLPEPLITIWEPKSYPLLLDFLGIGNTCPRKVLINSDTLILKPNNPDALMNVNTPEDAKKVKSILKNI
- a CDS encoding MoaD/ThiS family protein — encoded protein: MKLKILAFGITKDILGTSEKQIEVPDELNVKQLKNIMEEDFPKLKKLKSYFIAVDEEYAEDDQVIISTNEIAIIPPVSGG
- a CDS encoding HesA/MoeB/ThiF family protein: MNNTFERYQCQIALPGFGKEAQERLQNAKVLIIGAGGLGCPCAQYLVSSGIGTIGIADDDLVSESNLHRQILYTPEDIGRSKVKVAAKKLPQQNPSVKIIPFNFRVTSENVMDLISEFDLVIEGTDNFETKCLINDACVLSEKPLVYGAIYQYEGQATIWNVKQKDGSFSPNYRDVFPDAENAQVPNCAEGGVIPTLAGIIGCMQANEAIKYLTQSEGLLTGKLWMMNVMNGKTQIIKLRKNTSVKITELTQTIVKIAFEDLQNNNYNLIDVRTEIEHQNFNIGGKNIPLDEMGDQLDFINVSLPVVCYCASGKRSNLAAKLIKTKFPDAKVYSLKNGIDNNLKKS